A genomic region of Caenorhabditis elegans chromosome V contains the following coding sequences:
- the Y116F11B.6 gene encoding BZIP domain-containing protein (Partially confirmed by transcript evidence) yields the protein MLPQLSSHVQGSAQNQQLIHFDELAAFLESSAQAPHILNGLQAGDKPHYPGPVPIFYDNNCNYDEVFQQQNSQELFPLIRDGGLHNSNMNKENHFEDSWMPMAPITENENVSYGINQDDKMSQAAQSNIPSGKAKTKRERNRIAAAKSRRLEKELMRKTQAIYETKKITHEQLCAYNNSNDSLFKTAVESVLHPCINNNEIIRNYQEVNGCLEHFENDKIRIIEDVENIKKQDVKLKKIEKNLKESRKELKEAHQEYLNRKELAKKGNKREGTYMSHWSRTKTKTNLLEKKFNTRVLEFEIWKQQRIATRFKEFWDAFDSDLRFLVRNYGYFLRARAHDNDKLRELLLLFQKYPS from the exons ATGCTTCCTCAACTATCAAGTCACGTGCAAGGATCTGCACAAAACCAACAACTAATCCATTTTGATGAACTGGCTGCATTCCTTGAAAGCTCTGCGCAAGCTCCTCACATTTTGAACGGTCTTCAGGCAGGGGACAAGCCACACTACCCTGGACCAGTaccaattttttatgacaacAATTGCAACTATGACGAAGTTTTCCAGCAACAG aactcacAAGAATTATTCCCTCTAATTCGCGATGGCGGTTTACACAACTCGAACATGAACAAAG aGAACCATTTCGAAGATTCATGGATGCCGATGGCACCAATaaccgaaaatgaaaatgtttcatatg GCATCAACCAAGATGATAAAATGTCACAAGCAGCACAGTCCAATATCCCATCAGGAAAG GCTAAAACAAAACGAGAGAGAAACAGAATTGCCGCTGCAAAGTCTCGACGTCTGGAAAAAGAATTAATGAGAAAAACGCAAGCAATTTACGAGACGAAAAAGATTACCCACGAACAATTGTGTGCATACAACAATTCAAATGATTCGCTTTTCAAAACAGCGGTTGAGTCGGTTTTACACCCCTGTATCAATAATAACGAGATTATTCGAAATTATCAAGAAGTTAACGGGTGTTTGGAACactttgaaaatgataaaattcgTATCATTGAGGACGTTGAGAACATTAAGAAGCAGGAtgttaaactgaaaaaaatcgagaaaaatctgaaagaatcTAGAAAAGAGCTGAAAGAGGCACACCAAGAATATTTGAACAGGAAGGAACtg gctaaaaaaggaaacaagAGGGAAGGAACATACATGAGCCATTGGTCTCGTACGAAGACAAAAACAAATctattggagaaaaaattcaatacgCGGGTATTGGAATTT gagaTATGGAAACAACAAAGAATTGCTACCCGCTTCAAGGAGTTCTGGGACGCGTTTGATTCGGATCTTAGATTTCTAGTTAGAAACTACGGATATTTTTTACGGGCTAGAGCACATGACAACGACAAATTACGTGAACTCTTACTtctattccaaaaatatccATCGtag